The genomic stretch CGTATCGCTTTATAACGAATCAAACGGCACGGCGATCTATCCGACACCAGTTATCGGCATGGTCGGCCTAATTGAAGATACAGCGCACATTACAACACAGCATTTCAAACAAGCAGGAGATCTCGTATACGTGATCGGCGAAACAAAACCAGAGTTTGCCGGAAGCGAGCTGCAAAAAATGACAGAAGGCCGTATTTACGGCAAAGCGCCGCAAATCGATCTTGATGTAGAGCTGTCTCGTCAAAAAGCACTGCTTGACGCGATTAAAAAAGGCTTCGTTCAATCTGCGCATGATGTGTCTGAAGGCGGCTTAGGCGTAGCGATTGCGGAAAGTGTCATGACGACGGAAAACCTTGGCGCTAATGTGACTGTAGAAGGGGAAGCGGCGTTATTATTCTCTGAATCTCAATCTCGCTTCGTCGTTTCAGTGAAAAAAGAACATCAAGCTGCGTTTGAAGCAACTGTCAAAGATGCAGTTCATATTGGTGAGGTAACAGCTGACGGAATTCTGGCGATTCAAAACCAAGACGGACAACAAATGATTCATGCGCAAACGAAAGAGCTTGAACGCGTATGGAAAGGAGCTATCCCATGCTTGCTGAAATCAAAGGCTTAAATGAAGAATGCGGCGTTTTTGGGATTTGGGGACATGAAGAAGCCCCGCAAATCACGTATTACGGTCTCCACAGCCTTCAGCACCGAGGACAGGAGGGTGCTGGCATCGTAGCGACTGACGGTGAAAAGCTGACGGCTCACAAAGGCCAAGGTCTGATCACTGAAGTATTTCAAAACGGCGAACTCAGCAAAGTAAAGGGAAAAGGCGCTATCGGGCACGTTCGGTACGCAACGGCTGGAGGCGGCGGATACGAAAATGTTCAGCCGCTCCTCTTCCGTTCCCAAAACAACGGCAGCCTGGCGCTTGCTCATAACGGAAATCTTGTCAACGCCACTCAGCTGAAGCAGCAGCTCGAAAATCAAGGGAGCATCTTTCAAACCTCTTCGGATACAGAGGTTTTGGCTCACCTGATCAAAAGAAGCGGACACTTCACGCTGAAGGATCAAATTAAAAACTCGCTTTCTATGCTGAAAGGCGCCTACGCGTTCCTGATCATGACCGAAACAGAAATGATTGTCGCACTTGATCCAAACGGGCTGAGACCGCTATCCATCGGCATGATGGGCGACGCTTATGTGGTCGCATCAGAAACATGCGCATTTGACGTCGTCGGCGCAACGTACCTTCGCGAGGTAGAGCCGGGAGAAATGCTGATCATTAATGATGAAGGCATGAAATCAGAGCGTTTTTCCATGAATATCAATCGTTCCATTTGCAGCATGGAGTACATTTATTTCTCCAGACCAGACAGCAATATTGACGGTATTAATGTGCACAGTGCCCGTAAAAACCTTGGGAAAATGCTGGCTCAGGAATCCGCAGTTGAAGCTGACGTCGTAACCGGGGTTCCGGATTCCAGTATTTCAGCGGCGATCGGCTATGCAGAGGCAACAGGCATTCCGTATGAGCTTGGCTTAATCAAAAACCGTTATGTTGGCAGAACGTTTATTCAGCCGTCCCAGGCTCTGCGTGAGCAAGGCGTCAGAATGAAGCTGTCTGCGGTGCGCGGGGTTGTAGAAGGCAAACGCGTCGTGATGGTGGATGACTCTATCGTGCGAGGAACAACTAGCCGCCGGATTGTCACGATGCTAAGAGAAGCGGGTGCGACAGAGGTGCATGTGAAAATCAGTTCACCGCCGATCGCTCATCCGTGCTTTTACGGCATTGACACTTCCACACATGAAGAACTGATCGCGTCTTCGCATTCTGTTGAAGAAATCCGTCAGGAAATCGGAGCCGATACCCTCTCATTTTTGAGTGTGGAAGGGCTGCTGAAAGGCATCGGCAGAAAATACGATGACTCGAATTGCGGACAGTGTCTCGCTTGCTTTACAGGAAAATATCCGACTGAAATTTACCAGGATACAGTGCTTCCTCACGTAAAAGAAGCAGTATTAACCAAATAAAACTTGAAAAATGACATAAAGGCAGCGCAGTTCGGCTGCCTTTCTCTTTCTGCCCTCGTTCGGGGAGATATTTTGAAAAGCGCCTTAAAGGAGTGAATAGGATGTCTGAAGCATATAAAAACGCAGGAGTTGACATCGAAGCCGGATATGAAGCTGTAAAACGAATGAAAAAACACGTGGAGCGCACGAAACGGCTTGGCGTTATGGGCAGCCTTGGCGGTTTTGGCGGCATGTTTGACCTGTCTGAGCTTTCTTATCAAAAACCAGTTCTCATTTCGGGAACGGACGGTGTCGGCACAAAATTAAAGCTCGCTTTTTCCATGGATAAGCATGACACGATTGGCGTGGATGCTGTTGCAATGTGTGTCAATGACGTGCTGGCACAAGGTGCAGAGCCGCTGTTTTTCCTCGATTATTTAGCGGTTGGCAAAGCGGACCCAGTGAAAATTGAACAGATTGTACAAGGTGTTGCGGAAGGCTGTGAGCAGTCAGGTTCAGCCTTAGTCGGCGGTGAAACGGCTGAAATGCCGGGGCTCTATACAGCTGATGAATACGATATTGCCGGTTTCTCAGTCGGAGTGGCAGAAAAGGACGAAATCGTGACTGGAGAAAAAATTGAAGAGGGCCATCTGTTGATCGGCCTCAGCTCCAGCGGCCTTCACAGCAACGGCTTTTCCCTTGTCAGAAAAGTGCTTCTGGATGATGCGGAGCTGGACCTCGATACAACATATGAGCCGTTTGAACGCCCGCTTGGCGAGGAATTGCTTGAACCGACAAGGATTTACGTGAAGCCTGTGCTTGCCGCGGTCAAAAGCGGAAAAATCGACGGCATGGCGCACGTGACAGGCGGAGGATTTATTGAAAATATTCCGCGTATGCTTCCGGAAGGCTTAAGTGCGGAAATTGATCATGGCTCATGGCCGATCCCGCCGATTTTTTCTTTCTTGCAAGAGTACGGCAAGCTAAAGGAAGAAGACATGTTCAACGTCTTTAATATGGGTATCGGTTTTGTTTTGGCAGTCAAAGAAGAGCATCTGACAGATGTGATCGGAACGCTTGAAAGCCATGGCGAAAAAGCCTATTTAATCGGGCGTGTGAAAAAAGGTGAAGGCGTCACATTCGGCGGTGCGGCACTTTCATGAAAAAGTTTGCGGTATTTGCATCAGGAAACGGTTCAAACTTCGAAGCCATCGTCACGCGTTTGAAGGAGGAGAACTGGGATGCGTCAGCAGCGCTCCTCGTTTGCGACAAACCGCAGGCGAAAGTCATCGAACGGGCGGAAGCATTCCACATTCCATCCTTCGCATTTGAGCCGAAGTCTTATGAAAACAAGGCTGCATTTGAACAAGCCATCATTGAACAGCTTCGTCTTCACGAGGTTGAATTGATTGCTCTTGCCGGCTATATGAGGCTGATCGGTGATACGCTCCTTCAAGCATATGGGGGAAAAATCATTAACATTCACCCATCGCTTCTTCCGGCGTTTCCTGGAATCGACGCAGTCGGACAGGCGTTCCGGGCGGGTGTGAAGGTGGCCGGAATCACCGTGCATTATGTCGATGAAGGAATGGATACAGGTCCGATCATCGCTCAAAAGGCAATCGAAATTGATGAACATGATACATTGGAAACAATCGAACAGCGAATTCACAAGCTTGAGCATAAATGGTATCCGAGTGTGATTAAACAGCTATTAGGATTAAATAACAGAGGTGAAAAGGCATGACCATTAAACGTGCATTAATCAGTGTTTCAGATAAAACAAATCTCGTTCCTTTCGTAAAAGAACTGACAGAGCTTGGCGTTGAAGTCATCTCCACAGGCGGAACGAAAAAGCTTCTTCAAGAAAACGGTGTGGATGTGATCGGAATTTCTGAAGTGACAGGCTTTCCTGAAATTATGGACGGCCGGTTAAAAACCCTACACCCGAATATTCACGGCGGCCTTCTGGCGGTTCGCGGCAATGAAGAGCATATGGCGCAGATCAATGAACACGGGATTCAGCCGATTGACCTCGTTGTCGTCAACCTCTATCCATTTAAAGAAACGATTTCTAAAGAAGACGTCACGTATGAAGAAGCGATCGAAAATATCGACATCGGCGGACCTGGCATGCTGCGCGCGGCATCAAAGAACCATCAGGATGTCACGGTTATCGTCGATCCGGCCGATTACAGCCCAGTGCTAAATCAAATCAAAGAAGAAGGCAGCGTATCTCTTCAGAAAAAACGCGAGCTCGCGGCAAAAGTATTCCGTCATACTGCGGCATATGATGCACTGATCGCTGACTATCTGACAAATGTTGTCGGTGAAAAAGAACCAGAGCAATTCACTGTGACATTTGAGAAAAAACAATCGCTTCGCTATGGAGAAAACCCGCATCAGGAAGCAACTTTCTATCAAACAGCTCTTCCTGTCAAAGGCTCCATTGCGCAAGCAGAACAGCTTCACGGAAAAGAGCTTTCTTACAACAACATTAAAGACGCGGATGCTGCAGTTCAAATCGTTCGTGAATTCACTGAACCGGCTGCTGTTGCTGTGAAGCATATGAACCCGTGCGGCGTGGGAACAGGAAAAACGATCGCAGAAGCGTTTGACAGAGCGTTTGAAGCGGATAAAACATCTATCTTCGGCGGCATTATCGCGCTGAACCGTGAAGTGGACAAGGCAACTGCCGAAGCGCTTCACAACATTTTCTTAGAAATCATCATTGCGCCTTCATTCAGCCAAGAAGCGCTCGACGTCCTGACTGCGAAGAAAAATCTCCGTCTGCTGACGCTTGACGTATCCGCCGCTGTTCAAAAGGAAAAACAGCTGACATCCGTTCAAGGCGGGCTGCTGATTCAAGATTTAGATATGCACGGCTTCGATGATGCTGAGATTAGCATTCCGACAAAAAGAGAGCCGAACGAGCAAGAGTGGGAAGACTTGAAGCTTGCTTGGAAAGTCGTGAAGCATGTGAAATCAAATGCGATTGTTCTCGCGAAGGACAACATGACAGTCGGCGTGGGAGCAGGCCAAATGAACCGCGTCGGATCGGCAAAAATCGCAATCGAGCAAGCAGGGGAAAAAGCGAAGGGCAGCGCGCTCGGTTCGGATGCATATTTCCCAATGCCAGATACTGTCGAAGAAGCGGCAAAAGCGGGCGTTACAGCCATCATTCAGCCAGGCGGATCGATCCGAGATGAGGATTCCATCAAAAAAGCGGATGAATACGGCATTGCCATGGTATTCACCGGCATCAGACACTTCAAACATTAAGGGGATGAAAACGACGTGAATGTATTAATTATCGGTAAAGGCGGAAGAGAACATACGCTGGCGTGGAAGGCAGCGCAAAGCAGCCTCGTCGAGAATGTATTTGCCGCTCCCGGAAATGACGGCATGGCAGCTTCCGCTCAGCTTGTAAACATTGAGGAAAGCGACCACGCAGGGCTTGTCTCATTTGCAAAACAAAATCAGGTCGGCCTGACCATTGTCGGCCCTGAGGTTCCTTTAATTGAAGGTCTGGTGGATGAATTCGAAAAAGCGGGCTTACATGTGTTCGGTCCGTCAAAAGCTGCGGCGATCATCGAAGGAAGCAAACAGTTCGCTAAGGATTTAATGAAGAAATACGACATTCCGACCGCAGAATACGAGACGTTTACATCCTTTGATGAGGCGAAGGCATATGTGCAGGAAAAAGGTGCTCCGATTGTGATAAAAGCAGATGGACTTGCAGCTGGAAAAGGCGTTACTGTGGCTATGACAGAGGAAGAAGCAATTGCGTGCTTGCATGACTTTCTTGAAGATGAAAAGTTCGGTGATGCGAGCGCGTCCGTTGTCATTGAAGAATATCTTTCTGGTGAAGAATTTTCTCTAATGGCCTTTGTCAAAGGGGAAAAGGTGTATCCGATGGTGATTGCCCAGGATCACAAGCGGGCGTTTGACGGAGACAAAGGCCCGAATACAGGCGGCATGGGCGCCTACTCGCCAGTTCCGCAAATTTCGGAAGAAACGGTCCGCCATGCTGTAGAAACGATCGTTAAGCCGGCTGCAAAAGCAATGGTACAAGAAGGCCGTTCCTTCACTGGCGTTTTGTACGCTGGATTGATGCTTACTGAAAACGGCTCGAAGGTCATTGAATTTAATGCCCGTTTCGGCGATCCGGAAACACAGGTCGTGCTTCCGCGCATGGAATCTGATCTGGTACAGGTGCTTCTTGATCTTTTAGATGATAAGGAAGTTGACTTAAGATGGAAGGATACCGCGGCAGTGAGTGTTGTGCTTGCATCAGAAGGGTATCCGGAAAGCTATGCAAAAGGCACGCCGATCGGCAGCCTTGCAGCAGAAACTGAGCAGGTCGTGGTCTTCCATGCCGGAACGAAAGCAGAAGGTGGAGAGTTCGTTACAAACGGGGGGCGCGTCGCCAATGTGACGGCTTTTGATGAAACGTTTGAAGCGGCTAGAGACCGAGTGTACAAAGCGGTTGATGAAATTTTCAAACCGGGACTCTTTTTCAGAAAAGACATTGGGGCACGCGCTTTAAAGGCTGCCCAAAAATAAGTGAGGAAAACCCGCAGAATAGCTGCGGGTTTTTTGTTATCAAAAAGCGGGATGGCAGCTAGAAGAAGAAAGCACAACGAGCGTGGTTGGTTTTCCATGGGCCATCGAGGTGTCAATAAAATCCTCAAGCGTATGTACCGATTCAGTCACGACCTTTGTCACATAGCTGTACATCCCCGTGATGCGGTGGTTTTCTGCTACATCAGGATGCGATGTTGCAAAGGCGGCGTAGTGCTTGCAGCTTTTCGGCTCCATGAGAATAAAAGCGGTGACATGCTTGTTTAGTTTTTCGTAACAGATATTCGCGCTGTAGCCGGTAATCACTCCTTTGTCTTCCAGCTTCCTGACACGCTCCGCCGCGCTTGGCGAGCTGAGTCCGACAAGCTTTCCCAGCTCAACCATCGTTAATCTGCCGTTTCGCTGCAAATGCGAGAGAATCTGAAGGTCTGTATCGTCCATTTGTCTGGCTCCTTTACATATTTAGGCGAATGAATGAAAATTCCTTTGATCGTAAGGTAATGCTGTTGATTTAACTTCATTGTAGCATATGGATGCCGTCTTATTTTTTCTATAATAAAGCCATCAATCAGAGAGGGGGCATCATGTTGCCAGAATTGCAGCGCTCTATTACTTGGATACAAGGGACGGCGTTAACGATTGGGGCGGTTTTAGGATGCGGGATATTAATCCTGCCGTCTGTCACCGCGGACACGGCCGGCCCCGCTTCTTTATTTGTTTGGGTGTTCATGTCCTTCTTATCCTTTTTTCTTGTCGGCACGCTGGCCCGGCTTGTGAAAATAGCGCCTAGCGCGGGAGGAATCACGGCTTATGTGCAGCTGGCCTTTCAGAAAAAAGCCGGGGCTATTTTGGGCTGGATCATGTTAGGGTCCGTTCCGATCGGCGTTCCCATCATCGCTTTGACTGGCGCGCATTACGTCAGTTACATCACAGAGGCGGCCGATTGGCAGATTACATTGATTGCTGGTTGCATGCTGGCTATATCTATTTTGCTTCATATGAGAGGGATTCAACTATCAGCAAACATTAGTACACTCGTTATATGTGTCATCGTATTTCTGCTTGTCACTTCTATTGCTGTGTCATTGCCACACGTCACGATAGCAGAATTCAAGCCGTTTCTTCCGCATGGCTGGTCTGCCGCTGGATCTGTTTCTGTTATGATTTTTTTCTCTTTTGTAGGCTGGGAAATGATTACCCCGTTGGCTGAGGAATTTCATCGTCCTGAAAAAGATGTCCCGCTCAGCTTGTTTTTGGCAGCGTCTTGTGTGGCGGGGCTGTATATCATGCTGTCATTTGTGACCGTGGGTACTCATTCATATGGAGAGAATGGAGAAATTGCATCGCTTGCCATGCTCATTTCAAAAGGAGCAGGAGAAAGCGGTGTATATGTCACGGTATGTTTAGCGCTGTTTATTACATTCGCCACCATCCATGCCAATATTGCCGGTTTTTCAAGAATGGTGTACGCATTGGCGAGAGAGGGGCACATACCCGTATTTTTTGGAAAACTCAGTGCGACAAAACGTACGCCTATTCGCGTTTTGACAGCGATGGCCGCAGTGTTTGGCTTAGTGCTTGCAGCGCATGGTCTGTTTCAAATCGATTTGACGACTCTGTTGAAAGGGCCGAGCGCGGCTTTTATCGCATCTTACATATGTACAATGGCGGCAGCACTGAAACTGCTGGGCAGGAGAGATATAGGCTGGTGGATGGCGCTCGGGGCATTTGTGGCGTGCGCGGTGATTTATTCATTCAGCGGCTGGGCACTGCTTTATCCGGCAGTGCTGGCAGCTGCAGGATATTTCTATATGAAAACAAAGGGTGGGCATAAAAAAAAGCTTGATCACGTTTTGTGATCAAGCTTTTCCATTTATCCGTTTTGATGCTCGTTATTTCCAGAATCGCTGTGTTGAAACATGTAGGTCACAGGACAGAAGCGCAAGATTCCCGAACCCGCTTTCATGGCCCCCATAAAGATGTAAAAGAGATGCATTCTGCACCAAGGTTTTTTCGTAAACTTTGCACTGGCGGCTGACATAATCGTCAATCCGCAGGCGATTCTGAACACGGCATTGATGAGACTGATGTTTGGCTTCAAGGAAATCCGCTCCTTTTACTTAAAAAAGTTTTTTAATCGAACCTTCAAAAATTTGTAACGTTTTTATCGTGCGTGATGAGGAAGGATGTGATACCATGAGTCTAATACATGTAAAGGAGAGTATGTGAATGTCCGAACGCACCTTTAACTGGAAAAACAAAGACATCAGGGCACAGGTTGATGTTGTAGACTCAAAGCTGCTTCCAACGCTCCTTTTACGGAATGCTCTCGTCTTAAATCCATATGTAAAACAATGGCTGAAAAAAAACATTTGGATTTATCAGGACCGCATTGTTTATGTGGGTCATGAACTTCCGAATAGAGCCGAAGAAATTCATACGATTGATTGTGAAGGAAAATACATTGTGCCAGGTTATATTGAACCGCACGCACATCCTTTTCAAATATATAATCCCCAAACACTGGCGGAATATGTGTCTCAATACGGAACAACGACATTCGTGAATGATAACTTATTTTTGCTTTTGCAAAGCGGAAAAAAGAAAGCGCTTACGATTTTGAATGAACTCAAAAAGCAGCCTGTCCAGTATTTTTGGTGGTCACGCTATGACCTCCAGACCGAGGTTCTGAACGAGGACCACGTCCTTCCATTTGACGTCAGAAAACAGTGGATTGAACATCCGGATGTGATTCAAGGCGGAGAAATGACCGGATGGCCTCGCCTGGTAGATGGTGATGATTTAATGCTCCACTGTATGCAAGCTACAAAGAAACAGAGAAAACGTATTGAAGGGCATTTTCCCGGCGCTTCTGATAAAACGCTTACAAAAATGAAGCTGTTCGGTGCGGATTGTGATCATGAAGCGATGACAGGTGATGAAGTGATGAGAAGGCTGGAACTGGGCTATTATGTTTCCCTTCGGAACTCTTCCATTCGCCCCGATGTAAGAAAAATCTTGCAAGAGCTGCATGAGAAGGGCTTCCGCTATTATGACCACTTCTTTTACACGACAGATGGCGCAACCCCGAATTTCTATAAAGGCGGCATGACAAACGAGCTGATTCGCATTGCGTTAGAAGAAGGCGTACCTGCAATCGACGCCTACAATATGGCATCATTTAATATCGCAAAGTATTACCAAATGGATGATTATTTAGGAGTTGTCGGACCGGGCAGACTGGCATCGCTAAACATACTGGAAGATCCGTTAAATCCGAATCCAGTGACTGTTCTGTCAAAAGGGACCATTCTGCGTGAAAACGGCTGTGATTTGAAGGCGTTTACAAAGACGGACTGGCACAAAGGCGGTCTTGTCCCGCTTGAGCTTTCATATGATATGACGATGGATGACTTGCAGTTTTCTATGCCGATGGGCGTGAAAATGCGGAATGCGGTTATTATGGAGCCATATATGATTGAGATCGACAATTCGATGGAACAGCTCTCGTTTGACCATGATGAAAGTTATTTGACGATGCTCGACAGACACGGGAAATGGCGCGTCAATACGATGATAAAAGGGTTTGCCTCAAGCGTGCAGGGATTTGTAAGCTCCTTTACGACGACGGGCGACATTGTCGCGATTGGAAAAAATAAAGCGGATATGCTGCTCGCTTTCGCCCGCATGAAAGAAATCGGAGGAGGAATTGTTTTAGCGGAGAACGGAAACATTCTGCATGAAATCCCGCTTGCGCTGTGCGGCTGCGCCTCTTCGGAAGCGTATGAAGACGTGCTTGAGAAGGAACAAAAGCTGAGAGATCTTTTGACTGAAAGAGGCTATGAGTTTTGCGATCCTATCTATACGCTGCTCTTTTTGCAAAGTACGCACCTTCCGTATATACGCATTACGCCAAGAGGAATATTCGACGTCATGAAAAAAACTGTACTCTTTCCATCGATAATGCGTTAAAATATAAAAGAGCAGGGAGCCGACATATGAAAAAATGGATGACAGTTTGCGCGCTGTGTTTCGTGTTTTTTCTGCTGGTATCCTGCCAGCAGAAGGATGCTGTCCCGGATACTGCAAAGAAGCTGAAAGCTCCTTTAACGGGGCTAAAGACTGAACAGAAAGTGACTGAACGCCGCCCTGTTGCTGTTGTGGTGAACAATCACCCGAAGGCGAGGCCGCAGTCGGGTCTGTCTAAAGCCGACATTGTCATAGAAGCGCTAGCCGAAGGGCAAATCACAAGATTTCTGGCCATTTTCCAAAGCCAGATGCCTGAAACTGTCGGACCTGTGCGGAGCGCGCGGGAATATTTCGTCACTCTCAGCAATGGCTTTGACAGCATATTTGTCCATCACGGCTGGAGTCCCGGCGCCAAAAAGCAGCTGGAATCCGGAGCTGCCGATTATATGAACGGATTGGATTTTGACGGAAGCTTATTTTGGAGAGCTGATTTCAGCAAACCGCCCCACAATTCCTATACGTCTTATGATTACATAAAAAAGGCGGCAGAACAAAAGGGTTATAAGCTGAAGCAGGAAACAAATCCGCTGCTGTTTCAAACATCAGATGCAAAACCTGCAAATGAATCTTACAATGTTCGGGTAGATTATGGAACAAATAACGTTACAAATCTTGTCGAATACAACTATGATAAAAAAGCTGAATTTTATACAAGAAGCTCTGATGGTGTCATAACGACAGACCGGGAAACCGGAAAGCCGGTTGCAATGCAAAATATTTTCATTGTTGAAGCCAGCCATCATATTATTGATCAAGATGGAAGGCGGGACATCGACTTGGAATCAGGAGGAAAAGGTCTGTTGTTTCAGCACGGAAACGTCATTGAAACAGACTGGAAACAAGTGAATGGCAGAATTGTGCCGGTAAAAGACGGCAAGTGGCTTCCGTTTGTGCCAGGAAAGACTTGGATCAATATCGTACCTGATCTTGATGCGGCTTCCATTAGTAAAGGAGAAGGTGTGTAACGATGCAAATCGATAAATTACGCGGCAAAGAGCTGGACCAGTTATTTAACTCGATCTTATCGCTGAAAGACCTGGAGGAATGTTACCGATTCTTCGATGATCTATGCACAATTAACGAAATTCAATCGCTGGCTCAGCGCCTTGAAGTGGCGCGCATGCTTCGCGAAGGAAACACGTATCATAAGATTGAAACAGAAACAGGCGCTTCCACGGCTACGATTTCCCGTGTGAAACGCTGCTTAAATTACGGAAATGACGCTTATGAAATGGCGCTTGACCGTGTGAAGGAGACGGAAACAGAGTCTTCTTCCAAATAAAAAACCGCCCTGCCGTCTGGCAAGGGCGGTTTCTTTATGAAACAAATTGATGGATCAGGTTGTCGATATTGATGATACTGCCATCCTCTTTCCGATAGACAACATGCTCCTTGGAAAAATGAATCGGCGAATTAATCCCTGCTGCGGCTGCAAGGTTAAATAGTCCCTCGCGCAATGAAATAACGTAGTTGCAGACACGATGCTGTTTTTCCTCAACGCTCAGTGCTTTTTGCAATTTCGGATCTGTCGTCGCCACACCTGCCGGACAGGTGTTGGTGTGGCAGACGAGAGCGCGGATGCAGCCAACGGAAAACATCATGCCGCGTGCGATGTTAACAAAGTCAGCGCCGAGGGCTAAGGCGACCGCGATTTTAT from Bacillus subtilis subsp. subtilis str. 168 encodes the following:
- the yecA gene encoding putative amino acid exporter (Evidence 3: Putative function from multiple computational evidences; PubMedId: 15849754, 16850406, 26319875, 27723097, 24678831; Product type t : transporter); translated protein: MLPELQRSITWIQGTALTIGAVLGCGILILPSVTADTAGPASLFVWVFMSFLSFFLVGTLARLVKIAPSAGGITAYVQLAFQKKAGAILGWIMLGSVPIGVPIIALTGAHYVSYITEAADWQITLIAGCMLAISILLHMRGIQLSANISTLVICVIVFLLVTSIAVSLPHVTIAEFKPFLPHGWSAAGSVSVMIFFSFVGWEMITPLAEEFHRPEKDVPLSLFLAASCVAGLYIMLSFVTVGTHSYGENGEIASLAMLISKGAGESGVYVTVCLALFITFATIHANIAGFSRMVYALAREGHIPVFFGKLSATKRTPIRVLTAMAAVFGLVLAAHGLFQIDLTTLLKGPSAAFIASYICTMAAALKLLGRRDIGWWMALGAFVACAVIYSFSGWALLYPAVLAAAGYFYMKTKGGHKKKLDHVL
- the yezF gene encoding hypothetical protein (Evidence 5: Unknown function); the encoded protein is MKPNISLINAVFRIACGLTIMSAASAKFTKKPWCRMHLFYIFMGAMKAGSGILRFCPVTYMFQHSDSGNNEHQNG
- the yerA gene encoding putative adenine deaminase YerA (Evidence 3: Putative function from multiple computational evidences; PubMedId: 23109554; Product type e: enzyme); protein product: MSERTFNWKNKDIRAQVDVVDSKLLPTLLLRNALVLNPYVKQWLKKNIWIYQDRIVYVGHELPNRAEEIHTIDCEGKYIVPGYIEPHAHPFQIYNPQTLAEYVSQYGTTTFVNDNLFLLLQSGKKKALTILNELKKQPVQYFWWSRYDLQTEVLNEDHVLPFDVRKQWIEHPDVIQGGEMTGWPRLVDGDDLMLHCMQATKKQRKRIEGHFPGASDKTLTKMKLFGADCDHEAMTGDEVMRRLELGYYVSLRNSSIRPDVRKILQELHEKGFRYYDHFFYTTDGATPNFYKGGMTNELIRIALEEGVPAIDAYNMASFNIAKYYQMDDYLGVVGPGRLASLNILEDPLNPNPVTVLSKGTILRENGCDLKAFTKTDWHKGGLVPLELSYDMTMDDLQFSMPMGVKMRNAVIMEPYMIEIDNSMEQLSFDHDESYLTMLDRHGKWRVNTMIKGFASSVQGFVSSFTTTGDIVAIGKNKADMLLAFARMKEIGGGIVLAENGNILHEIPLALCGCASSEAYEDVLEKEQKLRDLLTERGYEFCDPIYTLLFLQSTHLPYIRITPRGIFDVMKKTVLFPSIMR
- the yerB gene encoding putative lipoprotein (Evidence 3: Putative function from multiple computational evidences; PubMedId: 12073041; Product type lp: lipoprotein) translates to MKKWMTVCALCFVFFLLVSCQQKDAVPDTAKKLKAPLTGLKTEQKVTERRPVAVVVNNHPKARPQSGLSKADIVIEALAEGQITRFLAIFQSQMPETVGPVRSAREYFVTLSNGFDSIFVHHGWSPGAKKQLESGAADYMNGLDFDGSLFWRADFSKPPHNSYTSYDYIKKAAEQKGYKLKQETNPLLFQTSDAKPANESYNVRVDYGTNNVTNLVEYNYDKKAEFYTRSSDGVITTDRETGKPVAMQNIFIVEASHHIIDQDGRRDIDLESGGKGLLFQHGNVIETDWKQVNGRIVPVKDGKWLPFVPGKTWINIVPDLDAASISKGEGV
- the yerC gene encoding transcriptional repressor-histidine operons (Evidence 2b: Function from indirect experimental evidences (e.g. phenotypes); PubMedId: 23504016, 26735940; Product type r: regulator), with the translated sequence MQIDKLRGKELDQLFNSILSLKDLEECYRFFDDLCTINEIQSLAQRLEVARMLREGNTYHKIETETGASTATISRVKRCLNYGNDAYEMALDRVKETETESSSK